The following are encoded together in the Rhizobium tumorigenes genome:
- the chvE gene encoding multiple monosaccharide ABC transporter substrate-binding protein produces MKSIISLMAAAAFGVATFVMPAMAADKGLVGIAMPTKSSARWIDDGNNIVKQLQAAGFTTDLQYADDDIPNQLSQIENMVTKGAKVLVVASIDGTTLSDVLQKAHDAGIKVIAYDRLIRDSANVDYYATFDNFQVGVLQAGTIVDGLGLKDGKGPFNIELFGGSPDDNNAFFFYDGAMSVLQPYIDSGKLVVKSGQVGMDKVGTLRWDPATAQARMDNLLSAYYTDAHVDAVLSPYDGLSIGIISSLKGVGYGSGTLKLPIVSGQDCEIPSIKSIIAGEQYSSIFKDTRDLAKVTVAMVTAVATGGTPEVNDTKTYDNGVKIVPSYLLKPVVVTKDTYQKVLIDSGYYKAEQLK; encoded by the coding sequence ATGAAATCCATTATCTCATTGATGGCCGCAGCGGCCTTCGGTGTTGCGACATTTGTCATGCCAGCCATGGCTGCCGACAAGGGTCTGGTTGGTATCGCTATGCCAACGAAGTCTTCGGCGCGCTGGATCGATGACGGCAACAACATCGTCAAGCAGCTTCAGGCTGCTGGTTTCACGACCGACCTGCAGTATGCTGACGACGATATTCCTAACCAGCTTTCGCAGATCGAGAACATGGTAACCAAGGGTGCCAAGGTTCTCGTCGTCGCTTCGATCGACGGCACGACACTGTCTGACGTGCTGCAGAAGGCCCATGACGCCGGTATCAAGGTCATCGCCTATGACCGCCTGATCCGCGATTCGGCCAACGTCGACTACTACGCTACCTTCGACAACTTCCAGGTCGGCGTTCTCCAGGCCGGCACCATCGTTGACGGCCTCGGCCTCAAGGACGGCAAGGGCCCGTTCAACATCGAGCTCTTCGGCGGTTCGCCGGACGACAACAACGCCTTCTTCTTCTATGATGGCGCGATGTCTGTTCTTCAGCCTTACATCGACAGCGGAAAGCTCGTCGTGAAGTCCGGCCAGGTTGGCATGGACAAGGTCGGTACTCTGCGTTGGGATCCGGCAACGGCCCAGGCCCGCATGGATAACCTCCTGTCGGCCTACTACACCGACGCTCACGTCGATGCAGTCCTGTCGCCTTACGACGGCCTGTCGATCGGTATCATCTCGTCGCTCAAGGGCGTCGGCTACGGCTCGGGCACTCTCAAGCTGCCAATCGTCAGCGGCCAGGATTGCGAAATTCCTTCGATCAAGTCGATCATTGCTGGCGAACAGTATTCTTCGATCTTCAAGGACACACGCGACCTCGCCAAGGTCACAGTTGCCATGGTCACCGCAGTTGCTACCGGCGGCACACCTGAAGTCAACGACACCAAGACCTACGACAACGGCGTCAAGATCGTTCCTTCCTACCTGCTGAAGCCAGTCGTCGTCACCAAGGACACCTACCAGAAGGTCCTCATCGACAGCGGCTACTACAAGGCTGAACAGCTTAAGTAA
- the mmsA gene encoding multiple monosaccharide ABC transporter ATP-binding protein codes for MDNIILEMRDITKTFPGVKALENVNLKVRQGEIHALVGENGAGKSTLMKVLSGVYPAGTYDGDIVYEGDVRNFKVIKDSEAIGIIIIHQELALVPLLSIAENIFLGNEVATNGVIRWQEAFSRTRKLLDKVGLKESPETLVTNIGVGKQQLVEIAKALSKSVKLLILDEPTASLNEKDSDALLNLLIEFRNQGITSIIITHKLNEVRKVADQITVLRDGMTVKTLNCHEEEISEDIIIKNMVGRELADRYPPRSVPIGETVLEVKNWNAFHQHHRDRQVLHDINVNVRRGEVVGIAGLMGAGRTEFAMSVFGKSYGHKITGEVLMDGKPVDVSTVRKAIDAGLAYVTEDRKHLGLVLNDSIMHNTSLANLAGISNATVIDNHKESDVATDFRSKLRIRSSGIFQEAVNLSGGNQQKVVLSKWLFSDPEVLILDEPTRGIDVGAKYEIYSIINQLAADGKGVLMISSEMPELLGTCDRIYVMNEGRIVAELSKEEASQETIMRAIMRSGEKK; via the coding sequence ATGGACAATATTATCCTAGAGATGCGGGACATCACCAAGACGTTCCCGGGCGTCAAGGCGCTTGAGAATGTGAACCTCAAGGTTCGCCAAGGTGAGATCCACGCACTGGTGGGCGAAAACGGGGCGGGCAAGTCGACCCTGATGAAAGTTCTATCCGGTGTCTACCCAGCCGGCACATACGATGGCGATATCGTATACGAAGGCGATGTGCGTAACTTCAAGGTCATCAAGGACAGTGAAGCCATCGGCATCATCATCATTCACCAGGAGCTGGCACTGGTGCCGCTTCTGTCGATCGCCGAAAACATTTTCCTCGGAAACGAGGTCGCGACCAACGGCGTCATTCGCTGGCAGGAAGCTTTTTCACGCACCCGCAAGCTGCTCGACAAGGTTGGATTGAAAGAGTCGCCGGAAACCCTGGTGACCAACATCGGCGTCGGCAAGCAGCAACTGGTCGAAATCGCCAAGGCGCTCTCTAAGAGTGTGAAGCTGCTGATCCTCGACGAGCCGACGGCCTCGCTCAACGAAAAAGATTCCGACGCGCTGCTCAATCTCCTGATCGAGTTCCGCAATCAGGGCATCACCTCGATCATCATCACGCACAAGCTCAACGAAGTGCGCAAGGTGGCCGACCAGATCACCGTGCTGCGCGACGGGATGACCGTGAAGACGCTGAACTGTCACGAGGAAGAGATCAGCGAAGACATCATCATCAAGAACATGGTGGGCCGCGAACTGGCTGACCGCTACCCGCCGCGCTCCGTGCCGATCGGCGAGACAGTTCTGGAAGTCAAGAACTGGAACGCCTTCCACCAGCACCACCGCGACCGCCAGGTTCTTCACGACATCAACGTCAACGTCCGCAGGGGCGAAGTTGTCGGTATTGCCGGCCTGATGGGGGCAGGGCGTACCGAGTTCGCCATGAGCGTGTTCGGCAAATCCTATGGCCACAAGATTACCGGCGAAGTGCTGATGGACGGCAAGCCAGTCGATGTCAGCACCGTGCGCAAGGCGATCGACGCCGGTCTCGCTTATGTGACGGAAGACCGCAAGCATCTGGGCCTGGTCCTGAACGACAGCATCATGCACAACACCTCGCTGGCCAACCTTGCCGGCATCTCGAACGCAACCGTCATCGACAACCACAAGGAATCGGATGTAGCCACCGACTTCCGCTCCAAGCTGCGCATCCGCAGCTCCGGCATCTTCCAGGAGGCTGTCAATCTTTCGGGCGGCAACCAGCAGAAGGTCGTCCTGTCCAAGTGGCTGTTCTCGGATCCTGAAGTCCTGATCCTCGACGAGCCGACGCGTGGTATCGACGTCGGCGCCAAATACGAAATCTACAGCATCATCAACCAGCTGGCTGCCGACGGGAAGGGCGTTCTGATGATTTCATCGGAAATGCCCGAACTGCTTGGGACTTGCGACCGCATCTACGTCATGAACGAAGGACGCATCGTCGCTGAATTGTCCAAGGAAGAGGCAAGCCAGGAAACCATCATGCGCGCTATCATGCGCTCTGGGGAGAAGAAATAA